A segment of the SAR324 cluster bacterium genome:
TGATGGTTGATGCTGAATATCGTCAAGCTGGCTCAATTCAATCAGCTCTGGATGCCGATCCAACAACCAATTATCTTCCACGCCAAGCGGAGCAAAAGTTCTTTGTTCGATTCAGCCAATGGTACCAAATTCGATTGAAAGCAGAAATGGACGGTGTGCTTGCATCTGTGGAAGCAATTGTCCAAATCCAAAGGGATGATAAAGGAGAGCCCATTAAAGATGGAATGTTCATTCATCACTTTTCGTTGAACTAAAATGCCACTTGGCAAGCCATTGCTTGAATTTGTCGAGTTGCCATCCACAAATAGCTATCTGCTTGGCAACATTTCACTTTGTTCACAGCATGGCTTAACCGTTTGGGCCCATAAACAAACGAGTGGGAGAGGACGAGCGGGGAGGACTTTTATAAGCCCCTCAAACCATGTTTTGACTTTTTCAGTAGTTATTCACTCAACAGATCCTGAAGATAGACTTCATCTTTGGGCCCTTTGGAGTGGGTTGGCATTGTTTAGAAGCTTGTCTGGAAAAGGG
Coding sequences within it:
- a CDS encoding biotin--[acetyl-CoA-carboxylase] ligase; amino-acid sequence: MPLGKPLLEFVELPSTNSYLLGNISLCSQHGLTVWAHKQTSGRGRAGRTFISPSNHVLTFSVVIHSTDPEDRLHLWALWSGLALFRSLSGKGLPNLRLKWPNDLLVGRRKLAGILVERGPWHQVGLNSLIIGIGLNVNGYSSDFPNELKDKVTTLHV